The following proteins are encoded in a genomic region of Streptomyces sp. NBC_01723:
- a CDS encoding M23 family metallopeptidase, whose product MNDERLTVAEATGHTDEAAPEQAEQPPKRKRKRRAPGLFTLLLLPALVTVIGVASFLALTGGLPNPWPDDPDSKRSSGVDVDPSYIPWLRKAASACTVLDPSVLAAQIDQLSGWSDDTDELSGQKGIAAFTDSEWRTWGKDDDGNGKASPREPADAIMALGRRDCSLAEEVTELRTEGRVNGDLVDLTLAAYATGTDAVTKAGRVPAEAETYLAEVHKLLPRYEALDREDPAGAGGAAGALLTAPVSPLTITSPYGSREHPLTGVTKLHTGVDFAAPQGAQVVAARGGRVVFAAPTSAYGNRVVVDHGTIQGKRLETTYSHLSALETAVGQSVEAGTPIGRVGSTGLSTGPHLHFEVVLDGYYNDPRPWLVSGG is encoded by the coding sequence GTGAACGACGAGCGGCTGACCGTGGCGGAGGCGACCGGCCACACGGACGAGGCAGCGCCGGAGCAGGCGGAGCAGCCCCCGAAGCGGAAGCGGAAGCGCCGGGCCCCCGGCCTCTTCACCCTGCTGCTGTTGCCGGCCCTGGTGACCGTCATCGGTGTGGCCTCCTTCCTCGCGCTGACGGGCGGACTGCCGAACCCCTGGCCCGACGACCCGGACTCGAAACGGTCCTCGGGAGTCGATGTCGACCCCTCCTACATCCCGTGGCTGCGCAAGGCGGCCTCGGCCTGCACCGTCCTCGACCCGTCCGTGCTCGCCGCCCAGATCGACCAGCTCTCCGGCTGGAGCGACGACACGGACGAACTGTCGGGGCAGAAGGGCATCGCCGCCTTCACCGACTCCGAGTGGCGGACCTGGGGCAAGGACGACGACGGCAACGGCAAGGCCTCGCCGCGCGAACCGGCGGACGCCATCATGGCGCTGGGCCGGCGGGACTGCTCCCTGGCCGAGGAGGTGACCGAGCTGCGCACCGAGGGCCGGGTCAACGGCGACCTCGTGGACCTGACGCTGGCCGCGTATGCGACCGGAACGGACGCCGTGACGAAGGCGGGACGCGTCCCGGCGGAGGCGGAGACCTATCTCGCCGAGGTCCACAAGCTCCTCCCCCGCTACGAGGCGCTCGACCGGGAGGACCCCGCCGGTGCGGGCGGGGCGGCCGGCGCCCTGCTGACCGCCCCGGTCAGCCCGCTCACCATCACCTCGCCCTACGGATCTCGCGAGCATCCGCTGACCGGCGTGACCAAGCTGCACACCGGCGTGGACTTCGCGGCGCCCCAGGGTGCGCAGGTCGTCGCCGCGCGTGGAGGGCGCGTGGTGTTCGCGGCGCCGACCAGCGCGTACGGCAACCGTGTCGTGGTGGACCACGGGACCATCCAGGGCAAACGGCTGGAGACGACGTACAGCCACCTGTCCGCCCTGGAGACCGCCGTCGGGCAGTCGGTGGAGGCCGGGACACCGATCGGCCGGGTCGGCTCCACCGGCCTGTCCACCGGCCCGCACCTCCACTTCGAGGTCGTCCTCGACGGCTACTACAACGACCCGCGGCCCTGGCTCGTCAGCGGCGG